One Lutzomyia longipalpis isolate SR_M1_2022 chromosome 4, ASM2433408v1 DNA segment encodes these proteins:
- the LOC129796639 gene encoding angiotensin-converting enzyme-like isoform X2 → MKITVILFTGFTIALVSSAVLKKNGETIEEEEVRAEQRLREINEELDRRKNINTVAAWAYASNITEVNLKNMNDVSVETAKYYKELASELKGFNAKEYKSEDLKRQIKKLSKLGYSALPSEKYKELLEAITWMESNYAKVKVCSYKDPKKCDLALEPEITEILIKSRDPEELKYYWKQWYDKAGTPTRESFNKYVQLNREAAKLDGFYSGAESWLDEYEDETFEKQLEDIFAQIRPLYEQLHAYVRFKLREKYGNDVVSEKGPIPMHLLGNMWGQTWSEVAPILVPYPEKKLLDVTDEMVKQGYTPISMFEKGDEFFQSLNMTKLPKTFWEYSILEKPQDGRELICHASAWDFYTKDDVRIKQCTRVTMDQFFTAHHELGHIQYYLQYQHLPSVYREGANPGFHEAVGDVLSLSVSSPKHLEKVGLLKDFKFDEESQINQLLNLALDKMAFLPFAYTIDKYRWGVFRGEIPPSEYNCKFWEMRSYYGGIEPPITRSENDFDPPAKYHISSDVEYLRYLVSFIIQFQFHQAVCQKAGQFVPNDPEKTLLNCDIYQSAEAGNAFKEMLKLGSSKPWPDAMEILTGQRKMDASALIEYFRPLSEWLQKKNKELGAYVGWDKSTKCVKNVS, encoded by the exons atgaaaatcaCTGTGATTTTATTCACGGGATTTACAATTGCCCTCGTGAGTAGTGCTGTGCTCAAGAAAAATGGTGAAActattgaagaagaagaagtaagaGCTGAGCAACGACTTAGAGAGATCAATGAAGAACTTGATCGTAGGAAGAATATCAATACTGTAGCCGCTTGGGCTTATGCATCCAACATTACTGAGGTCAATCTCAAGAACATGAACGATGTGTCGGTTGAAACCGCGAAATACTACAAG gAACTTGCATCTGAATTGAAGGGATTCAATGCCAAGGAATACAAGAGCGAGGATCTGAAGAGACAAATTAAGAAGCTAAGCAAGTTGGGTTATAGTGCTTTACCATCTGAGAAGTATAAGGAGCTTTTGGAAGCTATCACATGGATGGAATCGAATTATGCAAAAGTGAAAGTTTGCTCATACAAGGACCCAAAGAAATGTGATTTAGCACTTGAACCTGAAATTACGGAAATCCTTATTAAAAGTCGAGATCCTGAGGAACTCAAATATTATTGGAAACAATG gTACGACAAAGCTGGCACACCAACTCgagaaagttttaataaatatgTACAACTAAATCGTGAAGCAGCGAAATTGGATGGATTTTATTCGGGTGCAGAATCATGGCTTGATGAATATGAAGATGAGACATTTGAGAAACAACTTGAGGATATCTTCGCACAAATTCGCCCACTGTACGAGCAACTCCATGCTTATGTTAGATTCAAGCTGAGGGAAAAGTATGGAAATGACGTTGTTTCGGAGAAAGGTCCCATTCCAATGCATCTCTTGGGGAACATGTGGGGTCAAACGTGGAGTGAAGTTGCCCCAATTTTAGTCCCATACCCCGAAAAGAAGCTCCTCGATGTTACCGATGAGATGGTTAAGCAGGGATACACACCAATTTCTATGTTTGAAAAAGGAGACGAATTTTTCCAAAGTTTGAATATGACGAAACTTCCAAAAACCTTCTGGGAGTACAGTATTTTGGAAAAACCTCAAGATGGTAGAGAATTGATCTGCCATGCAAGTGCATGGGACTTTTATACAAAGGATGATGTAAGGATTAAACAATGTACCAGAGTTACAATGGATCAATTCTTCACGGCTCATCATGAGCTTGGTCACattcaatattatttgcaATATCAACATTTGCCGAGTGTTTACAGAGAAGGTGCCAAtccag GCTTTCACGAGGCTGTTGGGGATGTTCTCTCTCTTTCGGTATCAAGTCCTAAACATTTGGAAAAAGTGGGTTTGCTCAAAGACTTCAAATTTGATGAAGAATCCCAGATAAATCAACTTCTAAATTTAGCTCTGGATAAAATGGCATTCCTCCCATTTGCCTATACCATCGATAAATATCGCTGGGGTGTGTTTCGGGGTGAAATTCCGCCATCTGAGTACAATTGCAAATTTTGGGAAATGCGTTCCTACTATGGCGGTATAGAACCACCGATTACACGTTCTGAGAATGATTTTGATCCACCagcaaaatatcatatttcatCGGATGTTGAGTACCTGAGGTATTTGGTTTCCTTCATTATTCAGTTCCAATTCCATCAAGCTGTGTGCCAAAAGGCTGGTCAGTTCGTACCGAATGATCCGGAGAAGACTCTTCTGAATTGTGACATCTACCAGAGTGCTGAGGCTGGTAATGCCTTCAAAGAAATGCTCAAATTGGGATCCTCAAAACCATGGCCAGATGCAATGGAAATTCTTACGGGGCAAAGGAAAATGGATGCTTCAGCATTAATTGAGTACTTCCGTCCGCTTAGTGAGTGGTtgcagaagaagaataagGAACTTGGAGCTTATGTTGGTTGGGACAAATCTACTA AGTGTGTCAAAAACGTCAGTTAA
- the LOC129796639 gene encoding angiotensin-converting enzyme-like isoform X1, whose product MKITVILFTGFTIALVSSAVLKKNGETIEEEEVRAEQRLREINEELDRRKNINTVAAWAYASNITEVNLKNMNDVSVETAKYYKELASELKGFNAKEYKSEDLKRQIKKLSKLGYSALPSEKYKELLEAITWMESNYAKVKVCSYKDPKKCDLALEPEITEILIKSRDPEELKYYWKQWYDKAGTPTRESFNKYVQLNREAAKLDGFYSGAESWLDEYEDETFEKQLEDIFAQIRPLYEQLHAYVRFKLREKYGNDVVSEKGPIPMHLLGNMWGQTWSEVAPILVPYPEKKLLDVTDEMVKQGYTPISMFEKGDEFFQSLNMTKLPKTFWEYSILEKPQDGRELICHASAWDFYTKDDVRIKQCTRVTMDQFFTAHHELGHIQYYLQYQHLPSVYREGANPGFHEAVGDVLSLSVSSPKHLEKVGLLKDFKFDEESQINQLLNLALDKMAFLPFAYTIDKYRWGVFRGEIPPSEYNCKFWEMRSYYGGIEPPITRSENDFDPPAKYHISSDVEYLRYLVSFIIQFQFHQAVCQKAGQFVPNDPEKTLLNCDIYQSAEAGNAFKEMLKLGSSKPWPDAMEILTGQRKMDASALIEYFRPLSEWLQKKNKELGAYVGWDKSTSEYLFSSGFIFIKINFVFVFLCRVCQKRQLILCEP is encoded by the exons atgaaaatcaCTGTGATTTTATTCACGGGATTTACAATTGCCCTCGTGAGTAGTGCTGTGCTCAAGAAAAATGGTGAAActattgaagaagaagaagtaagaGCTGAGCAACGACTTAGAGAGATCAATGAAGAACTTGATCGTAGGAAGAATATCAATACTGTAGCCGCTTGGGCTTATGCATCCAACATTACTGAGGTCAATCTCAAGAACATGAACGATGTGTCGGTTGAAACCGCGAAATACTACAAG gAACTTGCATCTGAATTGAAGGGATTCAATGCCAAGGAATACAAGAGCGAGGATCTGAAGAGACAAATTAAGAAGCTAAGCAAGTTGGGTTATAGTGCTTTACCATCTGAGAAGTATAAGGAGCTTTTGGAAGCTATCACATGGATGGAATCGAATTATGCAAAAGTGAAAGTTTGCTCATACAAGGACCCAAAGAAATGTGATTTAGCACTTGAACCTGAAATTACGGAAATCCTTATTAAAAGTCGAGATCCTGAGGAACTCAAATATTATTGGAAACAATG gTACGACAAAGCTGGCACACCAACTCgagaaagttttaataaatatgTACAACTAAATCGTGAAGCAGCGAAATTGGATGGATTTTATTCGGGTGCAGAATCATGGCTTGATGAATATGAAGATGAGACATTTGAGAAACAACTTGAGGATATCTTCGCACAAATTCGCCCACTGTACGAGCAACTCCATGCTTATGTTAGATTCAAGCTGAGGGAAAAGTATGGAAATGACGTTGTTTCGGAGAAAGGTCCCATTCCAATGCATCTCTTGGGGAACATGTGGGGTCAAACGTGGAGTGAAGTTGCCCCAATTTTAGTCCCATACCCCGAAAAGAAGCTCCTCGATGTTACCGATGAGATGGTTAAGCAGGGATACACACCAATTTCTATGTTTGAAAAAGGAGACGAATTTTTCCAAAGTTTGAATATGACGAAACTTCCAAAAACCTTCTGGGAGTACAGTATTTTGGAAAAACCTCAAGATGGTAGAGAATTGATCTGCCATGCAAGTGCATGGGACTTTTATACAAAGGATGATGTAAGGATTAAACAATGTACCAGAGTTACAATGGATCAATTCTTCACGGCTCATCATGAGCTTGGTCACattcaatattatttgcaATATCAACATTTGCCGAGTGTTTACAGAGAAGGTGCCAAtccag GCTTTCACGAGGCTGTTGGGGATGTTCTCTCTCTTTCGGTATCAAGTCCTAAACATTTGGAAAAAGTGGGTTTGCTCAAAGACTTCAAATTTGATGAAGAATCCCAGATAAATCAACTTCTAAATTTAGCTCTGGATAAAATGGCATTCCTCCCATTTGCCTATACCATCGATAAATATCGCTGGGGTGTGTTTCGGGGTGAAATTCCGCCATCTGAGTACAATTGCAAATTTTGGGAAATGCGTTCCTACTATGGCGGTATAGAACCACCGATTACACGTTCTGAGAATGATTTTGATCCACCagcaaaatatcatatttcatCGGATGTTGAGTACCTGAGGTATTTGGTTTCCTTCATTATTCAGTTCCAATTCCATCAAGCTGTGTGCCAAAAGGCTGGTCAGTTCGTACCGAATGATCCGGAGAAGACTCTTCTGAATTGTGACATCTACCAGAGTGCTGAGGCTGGTAATGCCTTCAAAGAAATGCTCAAATTGGGATCCTCAAAACCATGGCCAGATGCAATGGAAATTCTTACGGGGCAAAGGAAAATGGATGCTTCAGCATTAATTGAGTACTTCCGTCCGCTTAGTGAGTGGTtgcagaagaagaataagGAACTTGGAGCTTATGTTGGTTGGGACAAATCTACTAGTGAGTACCTATTTTCAtcgggatttatttttataaaaattaattttgttttcgtttttctttgcagAGTGTGTCAAAAACGTCAGTTAATTCTTTGTGAgccctaa